A genomic stretch from Aerococcaceae bacterium zg-1292 includes:
- the addA gene encoding helicase-exonuclease AddAB subunit AddA, producing MIEPKPLNSTFNDEQWQAIQQTGTNLLVAASAGSGKTTVLIERILTHIKKNYAQIDELLVVTFTESAANEMKERMETKLKEAIKDGLQPKEQRLLLAQIQKLPLAHIRTLHSFCLQVIQQFFYLIDFNPSFALLTDETQKQLMYQEVWESILSDILTGKVNEVSPEMLRDLMRRYSNPRDDKGLYQLVLDLHHFSSSHPEPMIWLEHLASHSQNFERFGESDLYAKHLKPSLESAAQTAYQLLETALNQLQGASDEIQQKYIEILSQEQDQVAQLLEAIYQGQLEVLSHAIGTVEFKKWPTKPRKTEEGELIDGIKSLRNQAKEQVIKQLSGIIRLDYAHYVETEQKVAPIIQQLGCLTRLFKEQLVQYKRSQNLIDYNDLEHLTLDILAPYDTVTKRRQASIAATYYQDLFKEVLVDEYQDINEIQATILAWLSHEHRDDLAGNLFMVGDVKQSIYGFRMAEPSLFMNKYRHYQQHDGGELIVLDKNYRSRDEVLQFTNYVFERLMDEQFGEMPYAEKEALKTGNRSFIPEAPHERFNVELLLHEKDCDEQEDTDNPFDAAIEAQAHLIAQDILRKMACGTMIYDKQLKAERLMEFRDVVLLSSTRGPFLAVQQAFQQYQIPLNAQKVDTYFQRQEVQLMIALLKLIDNPRQDLPLVAILRSFFVGLDDEALSKIRINQPSGSYYDACITYIHASDNEISQRLRHFFEQLTHWQNQANERRLVELIWLIYQETYFLDYVGGLSNGKQRQANLHALYEYAANFEQSSFKGVFGFVRYIEEVTLHQQDLAEPVLLAEDQNYVRMMTVHASKGLEFPVVYLMNLNKSFNMQDVNQKRYLLSKHFGFGTDLYDYEQLLRYPSLVKAAMKVEKSLLLKAEEMRKLYVALTRCEQQLILVGSIKNQTKWQEEMALTRELTSTQQKQIALQERQQATSWLDWIRQALAVSTTLDRQVASFNIKQVSTQFFTTATIEERRHQMVTQITHLDANQWLSHTLTALESISLEEQQETPLLTLMAELANHQYSYRLASHTSSYQSVSELKRMYEEPSHQQLSHFEDRSVAGTQPEKSPIDGPSEKIQSIRYTQDTFEAPRFMQEKTMSYAEIGTLTHYVMQHLALDSLTEPIADWLNAELDRMVMVGILSIEQKKVIQLDKITRFLASPTGQSLVGNYQTLKREQAFSYLLPAHRLFKAQLTDETVHQLADNQLLIHGVIDTYYETEKGIVLLDYKTDRFRQYGAITRAEQIAVIAEKYKFQISLYAKALMVATGKPVVSASLVLLDFDEVYTYDALYEFE from the coding sequence ATGATTGAACCTAAACCGTTAAACAGTACATTTAACGATGAGCAATGGCAAGCCATTCAACAAACTGGAACCAATCTCCTGGTCGCAGCCTCGGCTGGTTCGGGTAAAACGACTGTATTAATTGAACGAATTTTAACGCATATTAAGAAGAACTATGCACAAATTGATGAATTATTGGTGGTCACCTTTACTGAGTCCGCAGCTAATGAAATGAAAGAACGGATGGAGACAAAGTTAAAAGAAGCAATAAAGGATGGTTTGCAGCCCAAGGAACAACGTTTATTATTGGCTCAAATTCAAAAATTACCACTCGCACATATTCGTACATTACATAGTTTTTGTTTGCAAGTAATTCAACAATTTTTCTATTTGATTGACTTTAATCCTAGTTTTGCCTTATTAACAGATGAAACACAAAAGCAATTGATGTATCAAGAAGTATGGGAATCTATTCTCAGCGATATTTTAACAGGGAAGGTGAATGAGGTATCACCAGAAATGTTACGTGATTTAATGCGTCGCTATTCCAATCCTCGAGATGATAAAGGGTTATACCAGTTAGTACTTGATTTACATCATTTTTCATCGTCGCATCCTGAACCAATGATTTGGCTGGAGCATTTAGCGAGCCATAGTCAAAACTTTGAACGATTCGGCGAATCAGACTTGTATGCTAAACATTTAAAACCGTCTTTAGAGTCCGCTGCTCAAACAGCTTATCAATTATTAGAAACAGCACTCAATCAACTACAAGGTGCCAGCGATGAGATTCAGCAAAAATATATTGAAATATTATCACAGGAACAAGATCAAGTCGCGCAATTGCTGGAAGCGATTTATCAAGGACAATTAGAAGTACTTAGTCACGCTATCGGAACTGTAGAATTTAAAAAATGGCCAACCAAACCACGCAAGACAGAAGAAGGGGAGTTAATCGATGGTATTAAATCTCTTAGAAATCAAGCAAAAGAACAAGTCATTAAACAATTGAGTGGCATTATCCGATTGGACTATGCCCATTATGTTGAGACTGAACAAAAAGTCGCACCGATTATTCAACAATTGGGCTGCTTAACACGTCTATTTAAAGAACAATTAGTGCAGTATAAACGTTCACAGAATCTGATTGACTACAATGATTTGGAACATCTCACATTAGATATTTTAGCGCCTTATGATACAGTGACCAAGCGCCGGCAAGCCAGTATTGCAGCAACGTACTATCAAGACTTATTTAAAGAGGTGCTTGTCGATGAGTATCAAGATATTAATGAAATACAAGCGACAATTTTAGCGTGGCTATCCCATGAGCATCGTGATGATTTAGCAGGCAATTTATTTATGGTTGGAGATGTCAAACAATCGATTTACGGCTTTCGTATGGCAGAACCGAGTTTATTTATGAATAAATACCGCCATTACCAACAACATGACGGTGGTGAATTAATCGTTCTCGATAAAAATTATCGTTCCCGTGATGAAGTGCTGCAATTTACGAATTATGTATTTGAGCGGTTGATGGATGAGCAGTTTGGTGAAATGCCTTATGCTGAAAAAGAAGCACTCAAAACAGGAAATCGGTCATTTATTCCCGAGGCACCGCACGAGCGTTTTAATGTTGAATTGTTATTACATGAAAAAGATTGTGATGAGCAAGAAGATACTGATAATCCGTTTGATGCTGCTATAGAAGCGCAAGCCCACTTAATTGCCCAAGATATTTTAAGAAAAATGGCTTGTGGTACAATGATTTATGATAAACAGCTAAAAGCTGAGCGGTTAATGGAATTTCGTGATGTGGTCCTTTTATCCTCAACGCGTGGACCGTTTTTAGCAGTACAACAAGCGTTTCAACAATATCAAATCCCGCTCAATGCACAAAAAGTTGATACCTATTTCCAACGTCAAGAAGTACAGTTAATGATAGCGCTGCTCAAACTGATTGATAATCCACGTCAGGATTTACCACTAGTTGCAATTTTACGTTCGTTTTTTGTCGGATTAGATGATGAAGCACTCAGTAAAATACGGATTAATCAACCAAGTGGCAGTTATTATGATGCTTGTATCACCTATATTCATGCGAGTGATAATGAGATTAGTCAACGCTTACGGCACTTCTTTGAGCAATTGACGCATTGGCAAAATCAAGCTAATGAACGACGTTTAGTAGAGTTAATTTGGCTGATTTATCAAGAGACGTATTTTCTTGATTATGTAGGTGGCTTATCCAATGGTAAACAGCGTCAAGCAAATTTACATGCTTTGTATGAATATGCCGCTAATTTTGAACAATCATCCTTCAAAGGAGTTTTTGGATTTGTTCGCTATATTGAAGAAGTAACTCTGCATCAACAGGATTTAGCCGAACCTGTATTGTTAGCTGAAGACCAAAATTACGTGCGGATGATGACGGTTCATGCAAGTAAGGGACTGGAATTTCCAGTTGTGTACTTAATGAACTTAAATAAATCGTTCAATATGCAAGACGTCAATCAAAAACGATATTTATTATCAAAACATTTTGGTTTTGGAACAGATTTATATGATTATGAACAATTATTACGCTATCCATCCTTAGTGAAAGCGGCGATGAAAGTAGAAAAATCCTTATTACTTAAAGCCGAAGAAATGCGTAAATTATACGTGGCTTTAACACGATGTGAACAACAGTTAATTTTAGTGGGAAGTATTAAAAATCAAACCAAATGGCAAGAAGAGATGGCGTTGACACGTGAATTAACGTCAACACAACAAAAACAAATCGCGCTTCAGGAACGACAACAAGCGACTAGTTGGCTTGACTGGATTCGACAAGCATTAGCGGTATCCACTACATTAGATAGACAAGTAGCGTCGTTTAATATTAAACAAGTATCGACACAATTTTTTACAACAGCTACCATTGAAGAACGTCGCCATCAAATGGTCACTCAAATAACACATTTGGATGCGAATCAATGGTTATCACACACCTTAACTGCGCTAGAATCTATTTCATTAGAAGAACAACAAGAGACACCATTATTAACCCTCATGGCAGAATTAGCCAATCATCAGTATTCATATCGATTAGCGAGTCATACGTCAAGTTATCAATCCGTATCAGAATTAAAACGAATGTATGAAGAACCGAGTCATCAACAATTGAGCCATTTTGAAGACCGGAGTGTCGCAGGTACGCAGCCTGAAAAAAGTCCGATTGATGGCCCATCTGAAAAAATCCAAAGTATTCGCTATACTCAAGATACGTTTGAAGCGCCTCGTTTTATGCAAGAAAAAACAATGAGTTACGCCGAAATTGGGACATTGACACATTATGTGATGCAGCATTTAGCGCTGGATTCGCTAACTGAACCGATAGCAGACTGGTTAAATGCTGAATTAGACCGAATGGTTATGGTAGGTATTTTATCCATAGAGCAGAAAAAGGTCATTCAATTAGATAAAATTACACGTTTTCTCGCGTCACCGACGGGTCAATCGCTTGTAGGTAATTATCAAACGCTCAAGAGGGAGCAAGCATTTTCATATTTGCTGCCAGCCCATAGGTTATTTAAAGCACAGCTAACGGATGAAACAGTCCATCAATTAGCGGATAATCAGTTGTTAATTCACGGGGTCATCGATACGTATTATGAAACAGAAAAGGGCATTGTGTTATTAGACTATAAAACAGACCGCTTTCGTCAGTATGGTGCTATCACACGAGCAGAACAAATTGCTGTGATTGCAGAAAAATATAAATTCCAAATCAGTTTATATGCTAAAGCATTGATGGTGGCTACCGGTAAACCTGTTGTTTCCGCCAGCTTAGTCTTATTGGATTTTGATGAAGTGTACACTTATGATGCGTTGTATGAATTTGAATGA
- a CDS encoding M3 family oligoendopeptidase, which produces MSHEWSLKELYESYNSPAYQADFEALRDGYKQLNELELVDELTTIKKIIELIEQIGNLSRKLSSYSHLQLSTDTTHEPSLTAVGKLRKLISENAKVTARINKFLGNSQTDISQDDHLSAYSFYFDELRQEASHLLSEEVEEVIATMDLSAGQAWNQLHSFLTSTVEGTFDGKAVTLSDIRNLAYSDDADVRKHAYETELEMYQTVKEPVAFALNNIKSQYTDIARLRGYDSAIDITLEESRMSKATLDALIGAIEDALPAFRRYLKHKATLLGHKNGLPFYDLFAPIGQTASRKFTVEESRDYLVSIFSKFSPDLAELTQEIYDNNHVDMFPRKGKVGGAFCMNLPFLKQSRILMNFDGKLRNVVTMAHELGHAYHGLHIEDHLVLNRSYTMPVAETASTFNENLVMNTVIAEASDAEKISLIESSLQDATQIIVDIYSRYLFESAVFEQRQDKFLFSKDLEALMLEAQEKAYGDGLDSDVKHPYMWLCKGHYYYPQLSFYNFPYAFGGLFSKGLYALYTQEPEGFVEKYQAMLRATTVSTVEDTAKQMGIDVTKKEFWATALAEYAKEIDAFIELTK; this is translated from the coding sequence ATGAGCCATGAATGGTCATTAAAAGAATTATATGAATCGTATAATAGTCCAGCATACCAAGCAGACTTTGAAGCGTTACGTGATGGATACAAACAATTGAATGAGTTGGAACTAGTGGATGAATTGACAACTATTAAAAAAATCATTGAATTGATAGAACAAATTGGAAATCTTTCGCGTAAATTATCATCGTATTCTCATTTACAATTATCAACAGATACAACACATGAACCGAGCTTAACGGCTGTAGGAAAATTAAGAAAACTAATTTCAGAAAATGCAAAAGTGACAGCTAGAATTAATAAATTCTTAGGGAATAGTCAAACAGATATCAGCCAAGACGACCATTTAAGTGCATATTCATTCTACTTTGATGAATTACGTCAAGAAGCGAGTCATTTATTGTCTGAAGAAGTTGAAGAAGTTATTGCGACCATGGATTTGAGTGCCGGGCAAGCATGGAATCAACTACATAGCTTCTTAACCTCCACAGTTGAGGGTACCTTTGATGGTAAAGCTGTGACATTAAGTGATATTCGTAATTTAGCATATTCGGATGACGCAGATGTACGAAAACATGCCTACGAAACAGAATTAGAAATGTATCAAACCGTTAAAGAGCCTGTTGCTTTTGCTTTAAATAATATTAAATCACAATATACAGATATTGCCCGTTTACGTGGTTACGATAGTGCGATTGATATTACTTTAGAAGAGTCACGGATGTCAAAAGCGACTTTAGATGCATTAATAGGTGCGATTGAAGATGCATTACCAGCTTTTAGACGTTATTTGAAACATAAGGCTACATTATTAGGACATAAAAACGGTTTACCATTTTACGACTTATTTGCACCAATCGGTCAAACAGCTTCTCGTAAATTTACAGTTGAAGAGTCCAGAGATTATTTAGTTAGTATATTTTCAAAATTTTCGCCAGATTTAGCGGAATTAACACAAGAAATTTACGATAACAACCATGTAGATATGTTCCCACGAAAAGGGAAAGTAGGCGGCGCCTTTTGTATGAACTTGCCATTTTTAAAACAATCGCGTATTTTAATGAACTTTGATGGTAAATTACGTAATGTGGTTACAATGGCGCATGAATTGGGTCACGCTTATCATGGTTTACATATCGAAGACCATCTTGTCCTCAATCGCTCATATACGATGCCTGTAGCTGAAACTGCTTCAACCTTTAACGAAAATCTTGTGATGAATACGGTTATTGCTGAAGCGAGTGATGCGGAAAAAATTAGTCTCATCGAATCATCACTACAAGATGCGACACAAATTATTGTCGATATTTATTCTCGCTACTTATTTGAATCTGCAGTATTTGAACAGCGTCAAGATAAGTTCTTATTCTCTAAAGATTTAGAAGCATTAATGTTAGAAGCTCAAGAAAAAGCATACGGTGATGGTTTAGATTCTGATGTGAAACATCCATATATGTGGTTGTGTAAAGGGCATTATTACTATCCACAATTAAGCTTTTATAATTTCCCATATGCATTTGGTGGCCTATTCTCTAAAGGATTATATGCCCTTTATACGCAAGAGCCGGAAGGTTTTGTTGAAAAATATCAAGCAATGTTACGTGCTACAACCGTTTCTACCGTTGAAGATACCGCTAAGCAAATGGGTATTGATGTAACGAAAAAAGAATTCTGGGCAACAGCATTGGCTGAATACGCTAAAGAAATCGATGCTTTTATCGAATTAACAAAATAA
- a CDS encoding GNAT family N-acetyltransferase — protein MLDIRLCQSKDLLELQAIAAETFRDTFAESILEPNMTQYIEEAYDLTQLESELNASCSETYLAFLENQLAAYLKINWSTAQTEDMGEQTLEIQRIYVRSAFKRKGIGKQLLDIAYNRAKALKKSSIWLGVWEKNFAAQAFYQSEGFIKIGEHAFPAGDQVDIDWIMEKKF, from the coding sequence ATGTTAGACATACGTTTATGTCAATCAAAAGATTTGTTGGAACTACAAGCCATCGCGGCTGAAACATTTCGAGATACTTTTGCTGAAAGTATTTTGGAGCCGAATATGACGCAATATATTGAAGAGGCTTATGATTTAACTCAGCTTGAATCAGAGTTGAATGCATCTTGTTCTGAAACCTATTTGGCATTTTTAGAAAATCAATTAGCAGCGTATCTAAAAATTAACTGGTCAACAGCACAAACAGAAGATATGGGTGAACAAACGTTAGAAATTCAGCGTATTTATGTACGCTCAGCGTTCAAACGTAAAGGTATCGGCAAACAGTTATTAGATATTGCGTATAACAGAGCCAAAGCTTTAAAAAAATCATCCATTTGGTTAGGTGTGTGGGAGAAAAATTTTGCTGCACAGGCATTTTATCAAAGTGAAGGCTTTATAAAAATTGGAGAACACGCATTTCCAGCTGGTGACCAAGTAGATATTGATTGGATTATGGAAAAGAAATTCTAG
- the pflA gene encoding pyruvate formate lyase-activating protein, whose amino-acid sequence MTEVAAPVIGYVHSTESFGSVDGPGIRFISFMQGCRMRCEFCHNPDTWNTKGGKPYTPQELFDTAIQYRAFWGDKGGVTVSGGEPLLQIDFLIEYFKICKANGVNTTLDTCGAPFTRKEPFFSRFQELMKYTDLLLFDLKHIDSEGHRKLTGHPNDNILDMARYLSDIGQNVWIRHVLVPERTDYDEYLIRLGAFVKTLNNVLKFEILPYHKLGVYKYEVLGIKYRLEGIEPPTAERVENARRLLDTDSYKGYLSV is encoded by the coding sequence ATGACAGAAGTCGCTGCACCTGTAATTGGTTATGTGCACTCTACGGAAAGTTTTGGTTCTGTCGACGGCCCTGGTATTCGTTTTATTAGTTTTATGCAAGGTTGTCGTATGCGTTGCGAATTTTGCCATAATCCGGATACGTGGAACACGAAAGGTGGTAAGCCGTATACACCGCAAGAATTGTTTGATACAGCGATTCAGTATCGTGCGTTTTGGGGTGATAAAGGTGGCGTAACAGTAAGTGGTGGCGAACCATTACTGCAGATTGATTTTTTAATTGAATACTTTAAAATTTGTAAAGCTAATGGTGTCAATACAACATTAGATACATGTGGGGCGCCTTTTACGCGCAAGGAACCATTTTTCAGTCGTTTCCAAGAATTAATGAAATATACAGATTTATTGTTATTTGACTTAAAACACATTGATAGTGAAGGGCACCGTAAGTTAACGGGACATCCAAATGATAATATTTTGGATATGGCACGTTATTTATCAGATATCGGGCAAAATGTTTGGATTCGTCACGTACTAGTACCCGAGCGTACAGATTACGATGAGTACTTAATCCGTTTAGGTGCTTTTGTCAAAACATTGAATAATGTCTTAAAATTTGAAATTTTACCGTACCATAAATTAGGTGTCTATAAGTATGAAGTATTAGGTATTAAATACCGCTTAGAAGGTATTGAACCACCAACCGCTGAACGTGTTGAAAATGCACGGCGTTTGTTGGACACAGATTCCTATAAAGGATATTTGTCGGTATAA
- a CDS encoding LysR family transcriptional regulator, producing the protein MDFEKLQTFNTLCRLKNFSAAAEQLYISQPNVTKHIQRLEKEIEQELIYRKAKQFELTKAGEELYQFSENVLKEYEHLNFQLSLIRQAKDQLKLGTTNLIGNSILPNILLEFNQDYPQLRLNLQVERSKQIVNLLVTGKIDMALLSSYIKIPSEHYRRQTIFKDKLVLIVPPTHPLANHSYCSLNDLKNETFITKDENASLVKFLKMKLNAPSFLSQSTINISSQTSIKHAVAKGLGISIVSEQLIENDIKLKKLSKIDIEGYPLFRDIQLVYDATADLAPSAVLFKEHLEGLM; encoded by the coding sequence ATGGATTTTGAAAAATTACAAACTTTTAACACATTATGTAGATTAAAAAATTTCTCAGCTGCAGCAGAACAATTATACATTAGCCAACCAAATGTCACAAAGCATATCCAACGTTTAGAAAAGGAAATTGAACAAGAACTGATATATAGAAAGGCTAAACAGTTTGAATTAACTAAAGCTGGAGAAGAGCTTTATCAATTTTCTGAAAATGTGTTAAAAGAATATGAGCATCTAAATTTTCAGCTTTCATTAATCAGACAAGCAAAAGACCAATTAAAACTAGGCACCACGAACTTAATTGGAAATAGTATATTACCGAATATTTTATTAGAATTTAATCAAGATTACCCACAATTAAGATTGAATTTACAAGTGGAGCGCTCCAAACAAATTGTCAATTTACTAGTTACTGGCAAAATTGATATGGCTCTGCTTTCCTCTTATATTAAAATTCCTAGTGAACATTATCGCAGACAGACAATCTTTAAGGATAAATTAGTTTTAATTGTTCCACCTACTCATCCACTAGCTAACCATTCTTACTGTTCATTAAATGATTTAAAAAATGAAACATTCATCACTAAAGACGAAAATGCTTCACTGGTTAAATTTTTAAAAATGAAATTAAATGCCCCATCTTTTTTAAGTCAGTCAACTATTAACATTAGCAGTCAAACCAGTATTAAACACGCAGTAGCTAAGGGTTTAGGGATTTCAATTGTATCGGAACAACTTATTGAGAATGATATAAAATTAAAAAAACTTAGTAAAATCGACATAGAGGGCTATCCTTTATTCAGAGATATTCAATTAGTTTATGACGCAACAGCCGATTTAGCGCCTTCTGCTGTTTTATTTAAAGAGCACTTGGAAGGACTAATGTAA
- a CDS encoding DASS family sodium-coupled anion symporter, which produces MSKDIKSNYSPLIGICLSIISFLILFFMPLPNGMTTEGQKSLAIFVSALILWVTKPIPIYQTSIIAILLLPLIGAVENQKVAFGTLGFDIIWLMVAAFVLTSAMSETNLGKRLALTLVTKFGKSKVRTLAVFVIVNFLLAFFVPSTTARASLIVPIALVLLEVYQAVPGQSKYGKLMMLQGVQNNAFATSMVMTATSAQVIAVGFINEQAGGHIGYMDWLIGSIPQAFLTAIFMFLIGLKIFHIAEKNGDDANAIIQEKLKLQLNTLGKLSSAEKRVGIIFLITLFLWATGDFQEAWFGFEISTEQTAVFSMLLCLLPKVGVLTWKQAKIKWDLMLFSAGAYAVGNAFNDSGGASWLIEHLVDAIGLDKLNHELVAIILIFITVFSHLLFTSKTVRTTILIPAIITIATTLGMDPVSLALACSFGIASTITLPPHSKVNTLYFGTGYFSVLDELKFGLIGCFVNASVISVVYFTWLQIILH; this is translated from the coding sequence ATGTCAAAGGATATAAAGAGTAATTATTCACCATTAATTGGTATATGTCTGTCAATCATTTCTTTCTTAATACTGTTTTTTATGCCATTACCAAATGGAATGACGACTGAAGGGCAGAAAAGTCTGGCGATTTTTGTTTCAGCTTTAATTTTATGGGTTACAAAGCCAATTCCAATTTATCAAACGTCAATTATAGCTATTCTTTTGCTACCATTAATTGGAGCAGTTGAAAATCAAAAGGTCGCGTTTGGTACGTTAGGGTTTGATATTATTTGGTTGATGGTTGCTGCGTTTGTCTTAACATCTGCCATGTCCGAAACAAATCTTGGAAAACGTCTTGCGCTGACTTTAGTAACTAAATTTGGTAAATCCAAAGTTAGAACATTGGCTGTATTTGTAATTGTTAATTTCTTATTAGCATTTTTCGTACCTTCAACAACTGCTAGGGCATCATTAATTGTTCCAATTGCTCTCGTATTATTAGAAGTTTATCAAGCTGTTCCTGGTCAATCAAAATACGGGAAATTAATGATGTTACAAGGTGTTCAAAATAATGCTTTTGCTACCTCAATGGTAATGACTGCTACTTCTGCACAAGTAATTGCTGTTGGCTTTATTAATGAACAAGCTGGTGGTCATATTGGATACATGGATTGGCTAATCGGCTCTATACCACAGGCGTTTTTAACGGCTATTTTCATGTTTCTGATAGGGTTAAAAATCTTTCATATCGCAGAAAAAAATGGTGATGATGCCAATGCAATTATTCAAGAAAAATTAAAATTACAATTGAATACATTAGGCAAATTATCTTCAGCAGAAAAAAGAGTAGGGATTATTTTTTTAATCACATTATTTTTATGGGCGACCGGGGATTTTCAAGAAGCTTGGTTTGGATTTGAAATATCTACTGAACAAACCGCTGTATTCAGTATGCTATTATGTTTATTACCTAAAGTAGGTGTATTGACGTGGAAACAAGCCAAAATTAAATGGGATTTAATGTTATTTTCAGCGGGTGCCTACGCTGTAGGGAATGCATTTAACGATTCTGGTGGTGCAAGTTGGTTAATTGAACACCTAGTTGATGCAATTGGATTAGATAAATTAAATCACGAACTAGTTGCGATTATTCTAATATTTATTACGGTATTTAGTCATTTGTTATTTACAAGTAAAACTGTTAGAACAACGATTTTAATTCCGGCAATTATTACTATTGCAACCACTTTAGGTATGGATCCAGTATCACTTGCTTTAGCTTGTTCATTCGGTATTGCTTCTACAATTACGCTACCACCGCATTCTAAAGTTAACACATTATATTTTGGGACTGGGTATTTTTCAGTATTAGATGAATTGAAATTCGGATTAATCGGTTGTTTTGTCAATGCAAGTGTTATTTCAGTTGTGTATTTTACGTGGTTACAGATAATTTTACATTAA
- the apgM gene encoding 2,3-bisphosphoglycerate-independent phosphoglycerate mutase yields MKKKVIVAIADGLGDRPVKELDYLSPLQYAKTPNLDYIAKNGKNGLMDPISPGIAVGTDMGHLILFGHDYQLYPGRGPIEAAGVGLHLQNGDVALRCNFATVDGNGIVLDRRAGRIRNGTSELVDAISPIEIDGIQFILKEATEHRAVLVMRGNDLSDKISDSDPKAPNDGSPYKKVMALDDSFEANRTAAALNQYFDVVYNHWKNHSVNLERINNNELPANFLITRGAGKMTEIPQLGEKMGFSCKIIAGEDTVLGVGKMTGYETESDNTFTGSIDTNYQLKAQYALNAIEAFDLVYVHFKATDIMGHDNNPNGKVDAIEKFDKMVGILIDNLPENTLIALCADHSTPCEKGEHSGEPVPISIFGPGIFSDSVETYDEISCGSGILNRLSGKEFIWTLFDYLEVVPKQGN; encoded by the coding sequence ATGAAAAAGAAAGTTATTGTAGCAATTGCAGATGGACTAGGCGACCGCCCAGTAAAAGAATTAGATTATCTTTCACCACTTCAATATGCTAAAACACCTAATCTAGATTATATTGCTAAAAACGGGAAAAATGGTTTAATGGATCCAATTAGTCCAGGGATTGCTGTTGGAACCGACATGGGGCACTTAATTCTATTTGGTCATGATTATCAATTGTATCCTGGTAGAGGACCTATTGAAGCTGCAGGTGTTGGTCTACATCTTCAAAATGGCGATGTCGCACTAAGATGTAATTTTGCTACCGTAGATGGAAACGGAATTGTATTAGATAGACGTGCTGGTAGAATACGTAATGGTACATCCGAGTTGGTCGATGCTATAAGCCCCATTGAAATTGATGGTATCCAATTTATTTTAAAAGAAGCAACGGAACATCGTGCAGTATTAGTAATGAGAGGAAATGATTTATCTGATAAAATTAGTGATTCAGATCCAAAAGCACCTAATGACGGTTCACCGTACAAAAAGGTGATGGCATTGGATGATTCTTTCGAAGCAAATAGAACGGCTGCTGCATTAAATCAATATTTTGATGTTGTTTATAACCATTGGAAAAATCATTCTGTGAATTTAGAAAGAATCAATAATAATGAATTGCCAGCAAATTTCTTAATTACTCGTGGAGCAGGAAAAATGACTGAAATACCTCAATTAGGAGAAAAAATGGGTTTTTCTTGCAAAATCATTGCTGGCGAAGACACAGTATTAGGTGTAGGAAAAATGACAGGCTACGAAACTGAATCCGATAATACATTTACTGGTAGTATCGATACAAATTATCAATTAAAAGCGCAATATGCATTAAATGCAATTGAAGCATTTGATTTAGTTTATGTACATTTTAAAGCAACAGATATAATGGGACACGATAATAATCCAAATGGAAAAGTAGATGCGATTGAAAAATTTGATAAAATGGTTGGTATTTTGATAGATAATTTACCAGAAAATACCTTAATAGCACTCTGCGCTGACCATTCAACACCTTGCGAGAAAGGCGAACATTCAGGAGAGCCAGTACCTATTTCAATTTTTGGCCCTGGAATATTTAGTGATAGCGTTGAAACTTATGATGAAATCTCTTGCGGAAGTGGTATACTTAATCGATTATCAGGTAAAGAGTTCATATGGACATTGTTTGACTATTTAGAGGTCGTACCAAAACAAGGTAATTAG